A stretch of [Clostridium] innocuum DNA encodes these proteins:
- the nagA gene encoding N-acetylglucosamine-6-phosphate deacetylase, producing the protein MKTMIRNARVLMHAQRCVKEEAVLIEDGTILDIASECELPHAEQVIDAEGLYLAPGLLDTHTHGIGGFDFNTCTAQAIEEIIALEHAEGVTGFLASLVVENHAMTMERLQLLDSQVSDSLLGIHLEGPFLNPKQKAVMKEEFLRLPDIEEFRQFLRVSSHVSSMTIAPELPDAQRLIKEGTRQGIVMNIGHSMADAQQVMQAQRNGAKGITHLYNAMSQHEHRNPGVVTGALLSDLMCELIVDGFHVHPDVVHATYRALGDDRIILISDANPYKAVADGEYPFSGKNIVIQDGKATVKETGRIAGSTLAMNTALRNMCRYTGCSVESAVRMAAYNPARLYGWKKGSIEPGYDADLMLMDDAFHIHRVWQRKYFM; encoded by the coding sequence ATGAAGACAATGATAAGAAATGCACGAGTGCTTATGCATGCACAGCGGTGTGTGAAGGAGGAAGCCGTTCTGATCGAAGATGGCACGATTTTGGATATCGCTTCGGAATGTGAGCTTCCTCATGCCGAGCAGGTTATTGATGCAGAGGGATTGTATCTGGCACCGGGGCTGCTGGATACACATACGCATGGAATCGGCGGCTTCGATTTTAATACGTGTACTGCCCAAGCAATAGAGGAAATCATCGCTTTGGAGCATGCGGAAGGGGTCACCGGTTTTCTGGCCAGCCTGGTTGTGGAGAATCATGCAATGACGATGGAGCGGCTGCAGCTGCTGGATTCGCAGGTATCGGATTCCTTACTCGGTATTCATCTGGAGGGACCGTTTCTGAATCCGAAGCAGAAGGCTGTCATGAAGGAAGAATTTCTGCGTTTGCCGGATATTGAAGAATTTCGACAGTTTCTGCGTGTTTCTTCCCATGTTTCCTCAATGACGATAGCACCGGAGCTGCCTGATGCGCAAAGACTGATCAAGGAGGGGACAAGGCAGGGCATTGTCATGAATATCGGACACAGCATGGCAGATGCACAGCAGGTGATGCAGGCTCAGAGAAACGGAGCAAAGGGGATTACCCATCTGTATAATGCGATGAGTCAGCATGAGCACCGTAATCCCGGTGTGGTGACAGGTGCACTGCTTTCCGATCTGATGTGCGAGCTGATTGTGGATGGATTTCATGTACATCCGGATGTCGTACATGCCACCTATCGTGCTTTAGGGGATGATCGCATCATACTCATCAGTGACGCCAATCCATATAAGGCGGTAGCGGATGGAGAATATCCGTTTAGCGGCAAGAATATTGTCATTCAGGATGGAAAAGCTACGGTAAAGGAAACCGGGCGAATTGCAGGAAGCACGCTGGCAATGAATACTGCCCTGCGCAATATGTGCAGATATACCGGTTGCAGTGTGGAAAGTGCGGTGCGTATGGCGGCATATAATCCCGCAAGGCTGTATGGCTGGAAAAAAGGATCAATAGAGCCTGGCTATGATGCGGATTTGATGTTAATGGATGATGCGTTTCATATACACAGGGTCTGGCAAAGGAAATATTTTATGTAG
- a CDS encoding HAD-IA family hydrolase, translating into MTKKGILFDMDGTLINTYENINFRQALSELKTVQKTLILKILKSRVRSFAEMETRILQEVEDPAEGKELVRRVSDFLLEHYDNAPLKKDALMFLQYVKQKNYKICLCTNNATEIVSHILREKHMEAYFDYVITSQQVTRSKPDPQMYLEALHNIDLTAEECIVFEDTENGVMAARNAGIDVIVVNDKEKRKYSDALMTIRDFGDYRLYQEF; encoded by the coding sequence ATGACAAAAAAAGGAATTCTGTTTGACATGGATGGAACGCTCATCAACACCTATGAGAATATCAACTTCAGGCAGGCACTGAGCGAATTGAAAACGGTACAGAAAACACTGATTCTGAAAATACTGAAATCCCGCGTTCGCAGCTTTGCGGAAATGGAGACCCGCATTTTGCAGGAGGTGGAGGACCCTGCGGAAGGAAAGGAGCTTGTACGCCGGGTGAGTGATTTTCTGCTGGAGCATTACGACAACGCCCCGTTGAAAAAGGATGCACTCATGTTTCTGCAGTATGTAAAGCAAAAGAATTATAAAATCTGTCTATGCACCAACAATGCGACAGAAATCGTATCCCATATATTGCGGGAAAAGCACATGGAAGCCTATTTTGATTATGTGATAACCTCCCAGCAGGTTACCCGCTCCAAGCCGGACCCCCAGATGTATCTGGAGGCATTGCACAACATTGATCTAACCGCAGAGGAATGCATTGTGTTTGAAGATACCGAAAACGGCGTTATGGCAGCGCGCAATGCCGGAATTGATGTGATCGTAGTGAATGACAAGGAAAAGCGCAAGTACAGTGATGCCCTTATGACGATTCGCGATTTCGGCGATTACCGTCTGTATCAGGAGTTTTAA
- the ytvI gene encoding sporulation integral membrane protein YtvI has protein sequence MNTEKQRAFIIHFVYSCLILALLYLFLRYVMYAIMPFLIGFLIAFMLRPLIKRLTALSGGHEKLWSSIVILVFYATIGAFVTLLFMKGFAFLKDFVEDIPRLYQQNLEPFLNDTLGNVESVWKEVDITGAQAIQSFLDGLQSSLYSIISSLSKHLVSLFTGFASSLPNLLIAFFFAIISSFFFNADYPRIIAFFIRQLPEKGAQIVFTSRHYFTDTIARFAVAYGKIMLLTFFELTVGLHILGIKNALVIAFLIAIFDVLPVLGTGGIMLPWILISFLNNQVKTGVGLLILYLVITVIRNIIEPKIVGKQIGLHPLLMLMCMYLGARLFGFLGIFILPILILIVQNLNDTGIIHIYNS, from the coding sequence ATGAATACGGAAAAACAAAGAGCCTTTATCATCCATTTTGTTTACAGCTGCCTCATACTGGCACTGCTGTATCTGTTTCTACGCTATGTGATGTATGCGATCATGCCCTTTCTGATTGGTTTTCTGATTGCCTTCATGCTGCGTCCGCTCATCAAAAGGCTGACAGCGCTGAGCGGCGGTCATGAAAAGCTTTGGTCATCAATTGTGATTCTGGTCTTTTATGCGACCATCGGTGCCTTTGTGACACTGCTATTTATGAAGGGCTTTGCATTCCTGAAGGATTTTGTGGAAGACATACCAAGACTGTATCAGCAAAATCTGGAGCCGTTTCTCAACGATACGCTGGGAAATGTGGAAAGTGTATGGAAGGAGGTGGATATCACAGGTGCGCAGGCCATCCAGTCCTTTCTGGACGGACTGCAGTCTTCTTTATACAGTATCATATCCTCCCTGTCCAAGCATCTGGTATCCCTGTTCACCGGCTTTGCGTCCTCCCTTCCCAATCTGCTTATCGCCTTCTTCTTCGCCATCATATCCTCCTTTTTCTTTAATGCCGATTATCCGCGCATCATAGCCTTTTTTATCCGGCAGCTTCCGGAGAAGGGAGCACAGATCGTCTTTACCTCCCGGCACTATTTCACCGATACGATTGCACGCTTCGCCGTCGCCTATGGCAAAATCATGCTGCTGACCTTTTTCGAGCTGACCGTCGGACTGCATATACTGGGGATTAAAAACGCACTTGTCATTGCCTTTCTGATTGCTATTTTTGATGTACTGCCTGTGCTTGGAACCGGTGGCATCATGCTTCCCTGGATTCTAATCAGTTTTTTAAACAATCAGGTGAAAACAGGTGTGGGTCTGCTCATTCTGTATCTTGTCATCACCGTGATACGCAATATCATTGAACCGAAAATCGTTGGAAAACAGATCGGTCTGCATCCTCTGCTGATGCTTATGTGCATGTACCTGGGGGCAAGGCTGTTCGGCTTTCTTGGTATCTTCATACTTCCGATTCTCATATTGATTGTACAGAATTTAAACGATACCGGCATCATCCATATTTATAATTCGTAA
- a CDS encoding LacI family transcriptional regulator — protein MSTLRDVAKLAGVSLATASRILSNDESFKATEATRKKIEDAVRELNYTFKSKAKTSKYNIGCIMAVTSEKYGDPFFNSILASAEEESTKYGMAISSIKNYNELKDPAILSEMCRQNLDGLLLMEDLPKDTFAALTASIPYIVGIDPYCCDYNNVGFDHIEATFQVMDHFLACGCRRIAYIGGGAPNTCFLDSKRMIAYRESLRKAGIPYDPSIVIDCDWDIEKCVQETEQLMLQENRPDAIFAGSDTLASVILGKLYEMDIRCPRDISIIGFNNLSTTAHMIPPLSTVDVPTHEIGKRSVQRLYQLIHEHDETILNILLPTKFIERNSTARKDMKE, from the coding sequence ATGTCAACACTTCGCGATGTCGCTAAGTTGGCTGGTGTATCCCTTGCCACTGCATCCCGTATCCTATCCAACGATGAATCCTTCAAAGCGACAGAGGCTACACGAAAAAAAATTGAAGATGCAGTCCGTGAACTGAACTACACCTTCAAAAGCAAAGCCAAGACCAGTAAATACAATATCGGCTGTATCATGGCAGTTACTTCAGAGAAATACGGTGATCCCTTTTTCAATTCTATTTTAGCATCCGCGGAGGAGGAAAGCACGAAATATGGGATGGCAATTTCTTCCATAAAAAATTACAATGAATTAAAAGATCCCGCTATTTTATCGGAAATGTGCAGACAGAATCTGGATGGACTGCTTTTAATGGAGGATTTGCCAAAGGATACCTTCGCAGCTTTAACAGCATCCATTCCTTACATCGTAGGAATCGATCCATACTGCTGCGACTATAACAACGTCGGATTTGATCATATTGAGGCAACCTTCCAGGTGATGGATCATTTTCTAGCCTGCGGATGTCGCAGAATCGCCTATATCGGTGGCGGAGCGCCAAATACCTGCTTTTTAGATAGCAAGCGGATGATCGCATATCGTGAATCTCTGCGCAAAGCAGGAATTCCCTATGATCCCTCAATCGTAATTGATTGCGATTGGGATATTGAAAAATGTGTGCAGGAAACCGAACAGCTGATGCTGCAGGAGAATCGCCCAGACGCTATTTTCGCGGGAAGCGATACACTCGCATCCGTCATCCTTGGAAAGCTGTATGAAATGGATATTCGCTGTCCAAGAGATATTTCCATCATCGGTTTCAACAATCTTTCCACCACTGCACATATGATTCCACCGTTATCCACGGTGGATGTACCAACACACGAAATCGGAAAACGTTCGGTTCAGCGGCTGTATCAGCTGATTCACGAGCATGATGAGACGATACTCAATATTCTGTTACCAACAAAATTCATCGAACGAAACTCTACAGCACGAAAGGATATGAAAGAATGA
- a CDS encoding ATPase: MNYYLGVDGGGTKTKFIICDAFGRVQAQSIQPTCHYLQCGLDGVTKVMQDGLYDCLNSSAIKVEQIAAAFIACAGYRDIEKDSPAIERAVKKAYPQIPHMLGNDMENALAGSLAGAAGINVIAGTGSIGLGKNEQGQMCRSAGWHHIFGGDEGSAYWIACRLIQHFTKQSDGREPKTALYEAVKTQYHLQEDSDILTTCVVNWNFDRTRVAAMSQTVFTLAKQNDPVAMKFFQEAAKELADIYLAIYRQLPFTSKNIPFSYSGGVFKSGSYLLEPLKEYLSIEPTLTLTAPILSPDAGSIILAMQHDNRLIDEKIIQNLRTL; this comes from the coding sequence ATGAACTATTATCTGGGAGTAGACGGGGGAGGAACCAAGACAAAATTCATCATCTGTGATGCATTTGGCAGAGTACAGGCGCAAAGCATACAGCCTACCTGTCATTATCTGCAATGCGGATTGGATGGTGTCACCAAAGTCATGCAGGACGGCCTGTATGACTGCCTGAATAGCAGTGCGATAAAGGTAGAGCAAATCGCCGCTGCGTTTATCGCCTGTGCAGGATATCGGGATATAGAAAAGGACAGTCCCGCCATCGAAAGGGCTGTCAAAAAAGCTTATCCGCAAATACCGCACATGCTAGGCAACGATATGGAAAACGCACTGGCAGGATCCCTGGCTGGAGCTGCAGGAATCAATGTAATCGCAGGCACCGGTTCCATAGGACTCGGAAAAAATGAACAGGGGCAGATGTGCAGAAGCGCAGGATGGCACCATATCTTCGGCGGTGATGAAGGCAGTGCCTACTGGATCGCCTGTCGGCTGATTCAGCATTTCACTAAACAAAGCGATGGCAGAGAACCAAAAACTGCATTATATGAAGCTGTGAAAACACAATATCATCTACAGGAGGACAGTGATATCCTAACCACTTGTGTTGTGAATTGGAACTTTGACAGAACCAGAGTTGCCGCGATGTCGCAGACAGTGTTTACACTTGCAAAGCAAAATGATCCTGTCGCAATGAAATTTTTTCAGGAAGCCGCAAAAGAGCTTGCTGATATTTATCTGGCGATTTACCGGCAGCTGCCCTTCACTTCCAAGAATATCCCTTTTTCCTATAGCGGCGGCGTATTCAAAAGCGGTAGCTATCTTCTGGAGCCGTTAAAGGAATATTTGTCCATCGAACCAACATTAACGCTGACTGCGCCAATCCTTTCTCCCGATGCAGGCAGTATCATACTTGCAATGCAGCACGACAACCGCTTGATAGATGAGAAAATCATTCAAAATTTACGCACCTTATAG
- a CDS encoding RNA polymerase sigma factor — protein sequence MKQRLHPDDLEFYLKSNEKRLYRLAYSYMHSDADAKDMLQNAILKAFTGLTRLKNMEYMDTWFYRILINTCLDQIRKQRRESVYPLEEDIMLQEHTDMLLSEELHQLLFALDPKTRTILILRFFEDRKLDEISDILSMPLSTVKTRLYKGLKDMRIQMEEQDV from the coding sequence ATGAAACAGCGACTGCATCCGGACGATCTGGAATTCTATTTAAAATCGAATGAAAAACGCCTGTATCGTCTGGCATATTCTTATATGCATAGCGATGCAGATGCCAAGGATATGCTGCAGAATGCAATCCTAAAGGCATTTACCGGTCTGACCAGATTGAAAAACATGGAGTATATGGATACCTGGTTCTACAGAATTCTCATCAATACCTGTCTGGATCAAATCCGTAAGCAGCGTCGGGAATCTGTATATCCGCTGGAGGAAGACATCATGCTGCAGGAGCATACCGACATGCTGCTCAGTGAAGAGCTTCATCAGCTGCTGTTTGCATTGGATCCGAAAACCAGAACCATTCTCATCCTCCGCTTTTTCGAAGACCGCAAGCTGGATGAAATTTCGGATATCCTGTCAATGCCTTTAAGTACCGTAAAGACACGGCTTTATAAAGGATTGAAGGACATGCGTATACAGATGGAGGAACAGGATGTATGA
- a CDS encoding elongation factor G, with the protein MRDYLSHEVRNVVVLGHSGVGKTAVMESMLYFTKASDRFGVTSEGSSLIDYDPEEIRRGISVYASLVPIEWKDCKINFIDTPGYADFIRGAEAGIAVGDSALIVVDAKDAVQPGTIKAWEAAQKRSIPTIFFVNKLDEDNASFDQAYSVLRETFGKSVIPFEVPIMENGKTIGSVNILRDKAWYFEGPLADPNKAQPVPEDMTDIVAEYKNQIAEAIAMSDDELMEKYFSGEEFSEAELTRGVRLGVRNGEIRPVFSGSATHSVGTERLMDLIVKYFPTYGEAGSIMVSDSETKEPVMLETNEKETLCAQVFKTVVDPFVGRISYIKVLAGVMSSDSVVYNATKDQVEKISTIFIVKGKHQTAVGKLFTGDIGAVVKLQATQTNDTLCEKGKHYLVEPIQFSEPMLGMAVFPNSKNDEDKMSSALARMVEEDPTLRLENNKETKQTILYGIGDQHIDVVLNKLKNKYKVEVRLETPKVPYHETIRKTAVGEGRHKKQSGGHGQFGHVFVEFAPNPDEEEMVFEEKVFGGAVPRQYFPAVETGLRECMQHGLLAGYKVVNIKATLLDGKYHDVDSSEMAFKLAARLSYKAGIPEAKPILLEPIVNITVKVPDEFTGTIIGDFNKRRGAIMGMDMVDGYQEITAQVPLAEVQKYPIELRAMTQGRGVYTQSFDRYEPVPSNIADGIIAQHKKEAEE; encoded by the coding sequence ATGAGAGACTATCTGAGCCATGAGGTACGAAATGTAGTCGTACTCGGTCACAGCGGTGTCGGTAAAACCGCAGTTATGGAGAGTATGCTGTATTTTACAAAGGCGAGTGATCGCTTTGGTGTTACGAGTGAGGGAAGCTCACTGATTGATTATGATCCGGAGGAAATACGACGCGGTATCTCCGTGTATGCTTCGCTGGTGCCGATCGAGTGGAAGGATTGCAAAATCAACTTTATCGATACACCGGGGTATGCGGATTTTATTCGCGGTGCGGAAGCGGGAATCGCGGTTGGAGACAGTGCCCTGATTGTCGTGGATGCCAAGGATGCTGTACAGCCCGGGACGATCAAGGCATGGGAGGCAGCACAGAAGCGCTCCATTCCGACAATCTTCTTTGTGAATAAGCTGGATGAGGATAATGCATCCTTTGATCAGGCATATTCCGTTCTGCGGGAAACCTTTGGTAAGAGCGTTATTCCGTTTGAAGTTCCGATTATGGAAAATGGAAAGACCATCGGCTCCGTGAATATTCTGCGTGACAAGGCATGGTATTTTGAAGGACCGCTGGCTGATCCGAACAAGGCACAGCCGGTACCGGAGGATATGACGGATATCGTTGCCGAATATAAGAATCAGATTGCGGAAGCGATTGCCATGAGTGATGATGAGCTGATGGAAAAATATTTCAGCGGTGAGGAATTCAGCGAGGCGGAGCTGACAAGAGGAGTACGTCTGGGTGTGCGGAATGGAGAAATTCGACCGGTGTTCAGCGGAAGTGCTACGCATAGTGTCGGTACAGAGCGTCTGATGGATCTGATTGTGAAATACTTCCCGACATATGGAGAAGCAGGAAGTATCATGGTCAGTGATTCCGAAACCAAGGAACCGGTTATGCTGGAAACAAATGAGAAGGAAACGCTGTGTGCACAGGTATTCAAGACGGTTGTCGATCCGTTTGTCGGACGTATTTCCTATATCAAGGTGTTGGCCGGTGTGATGAGCAGTGACTCTGTCGTATATAATGCAACCAAGGATCAGGTGGAGAAGATTTCAACCATCTTTATCGTCAAGGGGAAACACCAGACGGCAGTTGGAAAGCTGTTTACGGGTGATATTGGAGCCGTTGTCAAGCTGCAGGCTACACAGACCAATGATACCCTGTGTGAAAAGGGAAAGCACTATCTGGTAGAACCGATTCAATTCTCGGAGCCGATGCTTGGTATGGCGGTATTCCCGAATTCCAAGAATGATGAGGATAAAATGAGCAGTGCGCTTGCACGCATGGTGGAGGAGGATCCTACCCTGCGTCTGGAAAACAACAAGGAAACCAAGCAGACGATTCTGTATGGAATCGGTGATCAGCATATTGATGTTGTACTGAATAAGCTGAAGAACAAATATAAGGTGGAGGTGCGCCTGGAAACACCGAAGGTACCGTATCATGAGACAATTCGGAAAACGGCAGTCGGTGAAGGCCGGCATAAGAAGCAATCCGGCGGTCATGGACAGTTTGGGCACGTTTTCGTGGAATTTGCACCGAATCCGGATGAAGAGGAAATGGTATTTGAGGAAAAGGTATTCGGAGGCGCCGTTCCGCGTCAGTATTTCCCGGCGGTGGAAACAGGTCTTCGGGAATGTATGCAGCATGGTCTGCTGGCAGGCTACAAGGTAGTCAATATCAAGGCAACTCTGCTGGATGGAAAATATCATGATGTCGATTCCAGTGAGATGGCGTTTAAGCTGGCTGCCCGTCTTTCCTATAAGGCAGGTATTCCGGAAGCGAAGCCGATCCTGCTGGAGCCGATCGTGAATATTACCGTTAAGGTACCGGATGAATTCACCGGTACGATCATCGGCGATTTCAATAAGCGCCGTGGAGCAATCATGGGCATGGATATGGTTGACGGCTATCAGGAAATCACAGCACAGGTACCGCTGGCTGAAGTACAGAAATATCCGATCGAGCTGCGTGCGATGACACAGGGACGCGGAGTATATACACAAAGCTTTGACCGCTACGAGCCGGTACCATCCAATATTGCGGACGGTATTATTGCACAGCATAAGAAAGAAGCGGAAGAATAA
- a CDS encoding ankyrin repeat domain-containing protein, translated as MDQKFNKAFWDACANGDFATVCAEIKKGADINYQNGDGRTGLMRAAKRDYKDIVRVLLDNGAEVNLEDNKGKTAIMGAAKKGNKTICKKLIEAGADVNTSDDRGRTALMRAAFLGHDRCVEVLLDAGAEINAQDEVGRSALMEACVAFKKDVIRMLIERNADVNLCDNNGCTALMRAAYGGYVGLVEDLLANGADKDLIDKEGHKAIHYVREDCLAQLKPILK; from the coding sequence ATGGATCAGAAATTCAACAAAGCATTCTGGGATGCATGTGCAAACGGTGATTTTGCAACGGTATGTGCGGAAATCAAGAAGGGTGCTGACATCAACTATCAGAACGGTGATGGAAGAACGGGTCTGATGCGTGCTGCCAAGCGTGATTACAAGGATATCGTACGCGTGCTGCTGGATAATGGTGCAGAGGTAAATCTGGAAGATAATAAAGGAAAGACCGCCATTATGGGGGCAGCGAAGAAAGGAAATAAAACCATCTGCAAGAAGCTGATCGAAGCCGGTGCGGATGTGAATACGTCGGATGATCGCGGCAGAACTGCGCTGATGCGTGCTGCTTTTCTTGGACATGATCGCTGCGTTGAGGTGCTGCTGGATGCCGGTGCTGAGATCAATGCGCAGGATGAGGTGGGCAGAAGTGCGTTAATGGAAGCCTGCGTTGCATTTAAAAAGGATGTTATCCGTATGCTGATTGAACGAAATGCGGATGTGAATCTCTGTGATAACAATGGCTGTACGGCATTGATGCGTGCGGCATATGGCGGATATGTGGGACTTGTGGAGGATCTGCTGGCAAACGGTGCGGATAAGGACCTGATCGATAAGGAAGGTCACAAGGCAATTCACTATGTACGGGAAGACTGTCTGGCTCAGCTGAAGCCGATACTGAAGTAG
- a CDS encoding MarR family transcriptional regulator: MDISLYEQQVEELNRKLTFQRSRYLKEEYEHYRITDMQYSVLSYIQQHPCTTIGSVAKALHTDAGNMSALCKKLEHSGYLIRKKREQDERIVELCTSQSGALCVQTISRKIQQHYEEQWKQYNYKDKEIIVKGLEKLNQFLDAIMRKENMR, translated from the coding sequence ATGGATATTTCACTGTATGAACAGCAGGTAGAGGAATTGAACCGCAAGCTGACATTTCAGCGTTCCCGTTATCTGAAGGAAGAATACGAGCACTATCGCATTACCGACATGCAGTATTCCGTGCTCTCCTATATACAGCAGCACCCCTGCACCACAATCGGTTCTGTCGCAAAGGCACTGCACACCGATGCAGGCAATATGTCGGCTCTCTGCAAAAAGCTGGAGCACAGCGGCTATCTGATTCGCAAAAAAAGGGAACAGGATGAACGTATAGTGGAGCTTTGCACAAGTCAAAGCGGAGCACTTTGCGTACAGACGATATCGCGTAAGATCCAACAGCACTATGAGGAGCAGTGGAAGCAGTACAATTATAAGGATAAGGAAATCATCGTGAAGGGACTGGAGAAGCTGAACCAGTTTCTGGATGCGATTATGCGAAAGGAGAACATGCGATGA
- a CDS encoding flavin reductase, producing the protein MDQTAFFKLSYGLYIISTTSEGKDAGCVANTLHQVTSSPAQLAVTLNKDNYTEQLIEKSGRFSAVVLTQNCGMDIIKNFGFCSSRDNDKFAQCTYRRDTHGVPYPSEHMAARYSLKVVKTLDLGTHVMFVGEVEEAEVLSEEEVMTYAYYHQVKNGATPKNAPSYQEKSEKSGWRCTICGYIYEGDPLPQDYVCPLCGAPAALFEKL; encoded by the coding sequence ATGGATCAAACAGCATTTTTTAAATTGAGCTACGGCTTATACATCATTTCAACTACTTCAGAGGGAAAGGATGCAGGCTGCGTTGCAAATACCCTGCATCAGGTAACCTCATCTCCTGCACAGCTTGCGGTAACCCTGAACAAGGACAATTATACGGAGCAGCTGATTGAAAAATCAGGACGCTTCAGTGCAGTCGTGCTGACGCAGAACTGCGGTATGGATATCATTAAAAATTTCGGCTTTTGTTCCAGCAGGGACAATGACAAATTCGCGCAGTGCACTTACCGAAGAGATACACACGGGGTTCCCTATCCCAGTGAGCACATGGCGGCACGCTACAGTCTCAAGGTTGTAAAAACACTTGATTTGGGTACGCATGTCATGTTTGTTGGGGAAGTGGAAGAGGCAGAAGTGCTCAGTGAGGAAGAGGTTATGACCTATGCTTACTATCATCAGGTGAAAAACGGAGCTACCCCGAAGAATGCACCGAGCTATCAGGAAAAGAGTGAAAAAAGCGGCTGGAGATGTACAATCTGCGGTTACATCTATGAAGGAGATCCGCTTCCACAGGACTATGTATGTCCGTTATGCGGTGCACCTGCGGCATTGTTTGAAAAGCTGTAA
- a CDS encoding DUF3298 and DUF4163 domain-containing protein, whose translation MKKVDKLRQEYEEIQTPQDLDSFMDTCIDQAQKKQSRFTFYRLWKPALSAALIGYLIVLNTVPAFAQSVFAIPLLGDVSRILCVREYQKTSDVDSLSVKVPEVKNTGNPEMEERVNKQIEERINKTTEQLYKDSAQVREMMKKEKVESLTAKTEVTIDYKITCNQKNLLSFQIMTNYQLNTSMQEYQTFNLDLSSGRDITLQNLFGKDYEDIINTSVRRQIKERTEQNENASYFDGAMGFQGIRKNQPYYIDSKGNVVIIFEKYSIAPGYMGTQEFKIPCSELHKYTGGK comes from the coding sequence ATGAAAAAGGTAGATAAGCTACGACAGGAATATGAGGAAATACAGACACCGCAGGATTTGGACAGCTTTATGGATACCTGCATCGATCAGGCACAGAAAAAGCAGAGCCGCTTTACCTTTTACAGGCTATGGAAGCCTGCGCTCAGTGCTGCCCTTATAGGCTATCTGATTGTGCTGAACACCGTACCGGCGTTTGCCCAAAGCGTATTCGCGATTCCTCTGCTGGGCGATGTCTCCCGTATTCTGTGCGTGCGGGAATATCAGAAAACCAGTGATGTGGATTCCTTAAGCGTCAAGGTTCCGGAGGTGAAAAACACGGGAAATCCAGAGATGGAGGAGCGTGTGAATAAACAGATTGAGGAGCGCATCAATAAAACCACCGAGCAGCTGTATAAGGACAGTGCACAGGTTCGGGAAATGATGAAAAAGGAAAAGGTGGAATCGCTGACCGCAAAAACAGAGGTCACAATCGATTATAAAATCACCTGTAATCAAAAGAACCTGTTATCCTTCCAGATTATGACAAACTATCAGCTGAATACCTCCATGCAGGAATATCAGACCTTCAATCTGGATTTATCCAGTGGAAGAGACATCACACTGCAGAATTTGTTTGGCAAGGATTATGAGGATATTATTAACACCAGTGTCCGCAGACAAATCAAAGAGCGTACTGAGCAAAATGAAAATGCAAGCTATTTTGACGGAGCGATGGGATTTCAGGGAATCCGTAAAAATCAGCCATACTATATTGACAGCAAGGGAAACGTTGTCATCATCTTTGAAAAATATTCCATTGCCCCTGGGTATATGGGAACACAGGAATTTAAAATACCTTGCAGTGAGCTTCACAAGTATACAGGAGGAAAGTAA